From the bacterium genome, one window contains:
- the surE gene encoding 5'/3'-nucleotidase SurE has product MNILLTNDDGIKAQGLHILRESLSKVGKVTIIAPDRERSASGHSLTLTHPIRVDEIDEDTFVTDGTPADCINISVLGILPKRPDLIVSGINPGPNLGEDVTYSGTISAAMEGTLLNIPSFSISMGDYKDLKFDFAGKFACKIANLILKHGLPSHTFLNINVPNLSEEEIKGVSITHLGKRTYQEELIKRTDPRGKVYYWIGSKCVMDEEGAEGTDVRAIKEGKISITPLHLDMTNYAVMPEFKKWKFWEI; this is encoded by the coding sequence ATGAACATATTACTGACTAATGATGATGGGATAAAGGCACAAGGATTACATATTTTACGAGAGAGTTTAAGCAAGGTGGGTAAAGTAACGATTATTGCCCCTGACCGTGAAAGGAGTGCATCAGGACATTCATTGACCTTAACGCATCCTATCCGTGTTGACGAGATTGATGAAGATACCTTTGTAACGGATGGAACACCCGCGGATTGTATCAATATCAGTGTTTTAGGTATTTTACCCAAAAGACCCGATTTAATCGTCTCTGGCATTAACCCAGGTCCTAATTTAGGTGAGGATGTAACCTACTCAGGCACGATTTCTGCGGCTATGGAAGGAACACTTTTAAATATACCTTCTTTTTCTATTTCAATGGGCGATTATAAAGACCTAAAATTTGATTTTGCAGGAAAATTTGCTTGCAAAATTGCTAACCTTATCTTAAAACACGGGCTACCATCTCATACTTTCTTAAATATCAATGTGCCTAATTTATCTGAAGAAGAAATTAAAGGTGTATCTATTACCCATCTGGGAAAACGCACATATCAGGAAGAATTAATTAAAAGAACTGACCCAAGAGGAAAGGTTTATTACTGGATTGGCAGTAAATGTGTTATGGATGAAGAAGGGGCGGAAGGAACAGATGTTAGAGCAATTAAAGAAGGTAAAATCTCGATTACCCCACTTCATCTGGATATGACTAATTATGCGGTTATGCCCGAATTTAAGAAATGGAAATTTTGGGAAATATAA